In Mustela lutreola isolate mMusLut2 chromosome 1, mMusLut2.pri, whole genome shotgun sequence, one genomic interval encodes:
- the GSX2 gene encoding GS homeobox 2: MSRSFYVDSLIIKDSSRPAPSLPEPHPGPDFFIPLGMPSPLVMSVSGPGCPSRKSGAFCVCPLCVTSHLHSSRGPAGSGGGGAGAGSTGAGGGGAPGGAGALPLLKGQFSSGPGDAQFCPRVSHAHHHHHPPQHHHHHHQPQQPGSAAAAAAAAAAAAAAAALGHPQHHAPVCAATTYNVGDPRRFHCLTMGGSDASQVPNGKRMRTAFTSTQLLELEREFSSNMYLSRLRRIEIATYLNLSEKQVKIWFQNRRVKHKKEGKGTQRNSHAGCKCVGSQAHYARSEDEDSLSPASANDDKEISPL; this comes from the exons ATGTCGCGCTCCTTCTATGTCGACTCGCTCATCATCAAGGACTCCTCGCGTCCCGCGCCCTCGCTGCCAGAGCCGCACCCGGGGCCAGATTTCTTCATCCCGCTGGGCATGCCGTCCCCGCTGGTGATGTCTGTGTCTGGGCCCGGCTGCCCGTCCCGCAAGAGTGGCGCGTTCTGTGTCTGCCCACTCTGCGTCACTTCGCACCTGCACTCCTCTCGCGGGCCCGCGGGCTCCGGCGGCGGGGGCGCAGGCGCCGGGAGCACAGGGGCCGGCGGTGGGGGGGCGCCGGGGGGCGCAGGGGCCCTGCCCCTGCTCAAGGGTCAGTTCTCTTCGGGTCCCGGGGACGCGCAGTTTTGTCCTCGCGTGAGTCACGCGCACCATCATCACCACCCGCCGcagcaccaccatcaccaccatcagcCCCAGCAGCCGGGCTCCGCCGCCGCTGCAGCGgccgcggcggctgcggcggcagCCGCGGCAGCCTTGGGGCATCCTCAGCACCACGCACCTGTCTGCGCCGCCACCACCTACAACGTGGGGGACCCGCGGAGATTCCACTGCCTCACCATGG GGGGCTCGGACGCCAGCCAGGTACCCAATGGCAAGAGAATGAGGACGGCGTTCACCAGCACGCAGCTTCTGGAACTGGAGCGCGAGTTCTCTTCCAACATGTACCTGTCTCGACTCCGGAGGATCGAAATCGCGACATACCTGAACCTGTCCGAGAAGCAGGTGAAAATCTGGTTTCAGAACCGTCGGGTGAAGcataagaaagaagggaagggcaCCCAGAGGAACAGTCACGCGGGCTGCAAGTGCGTAGGCAGCCAGGCG